Proteins co-encoded in one Waddlia chondrophila WSU 86-1044 genomic window:
- the tdh gene encoding L-threonine 3-dehydrogenase — protein MKSILKKKPEVGLWMEDSPFPTCGDHEVLIKIRKTSICGTDLHIYQWDQWAQKNVPVPLIVGHEFVGDIVEVGKAVKGLSIGDRVSGEGHITCGHCPNCRKGLKHLCINTRGIGYHKTGCFAEYFALPAENVFVLPEKVEDRIAAIFDPFGNAVHTALTFNLTGENVLITGAGPIGVMAVAIAKKAGARNIIITDINDYRLDLAKKVGADAAVNVLNTSLEDAMAALEIRHGFTVCLEMSGNPQAFATLLHHARHGANIALLGILPPNTVIDWDLVIFKMLTIKGIYGREIFKTWFQMVDLVASGLDLAPIITHEFDVDDFEKGFEAMQSGNCGKVILNW, from the coding sequence ATGAAAAGTATATTAAAAAAGAAACCTGAAGTTGGGCTATGGATGGAAGATTCCCCTTTCCCAACATGCGGTGATCACGAAGTTTTGATCAAAATCCGCAAGACATCGATCTGCGGCACAGACCTGCATATCTATCAATGGGATCAATGGGCCCAAAAAAACGTTCCGGTTCCTTTAATCGTCGGGCACGAGTTTGTCGGAGATATTGTTGAAGTCGGCAAAGCTGTCAAAGGGCTTAGTATTGGCGACAGAGTCAGCGGAGAAGGCCACATCACATGCGGCCACTGCCCGAATTGCCGTAAAGGATTGAAACATCTCTGCATCAATACACGTGGAATCGGCTATCATAAGACCGGTTGTTTTGCTGAATATTTTGCACTTCCCGCAGAAAATGTCTTTGTTCTACCAGAAAAAGTTGAAGACCGCATTGCAGCCATTTTCGATCCATTTGGAAATGCCGTCCATACAGCTTTAACCTTTAATCTAACCGGTGAAAATGTTTTGATTACAGGAGCAGGCCCTATTGGAGTGATGGCTGTTGCAATCGCTAAAAAAGCTGGGGCAAGAAATATCATCATCACCGATATCAATGACTACCGTCTCGATCTTGCAAAAAAAGTTGGCGCCGATGCTGCAGTGAATGTTTTAAACACCTCTCTGGAAGACGCGATGGCTGCTCTGGAAATCCGGCATGGATTTACCGTTTGTCTTGAAATGTCAGGAAATCCGCAAGCATTTGCCACTCTTTTACATCATGCACGCCATGGAGCTAACATTGCACTATTGGGGATACTTCCTCCAAATACCGTGATCGACTGGGATTTGGTGATCTTTAAGATGTTAACGATCAAAGGGATTTACGGAAGAGAAATCTTTAAAACGTGGTTTCAAATGGTTGATCTTGTTGCTAGCGGACTTGATTTAGCTCCAATCATCACTCACGAATTTGATGTCGATGACTTTGAAAAAGGTTTTGAAGCGATGCAGTCTGGCAACTGTGGAAAAGTGATTTTAAATTGGTAG
- a CDS encoding trans-sulfuration enzyme family protein: MKFKTLAIHKGSKPDAETGAVMPPVYLTSTFEQNTPGQTRGYDYTRGGNPNFTRLESLLASLENGKYATVFSSGLGALSAMAAMLKSGDQVVALNGLYGGTYRFFTQIMQKQGIAFEVIDVKDIDRALAQKPAWLLFETPTNPLLDIYDIKRLCAHANALGVLTIVDNTFATPYFQNPLQLGASVVWHSTTKYIGGHSDVVGGALITNSQQLNEQFSFNRLSIGVNPSPFDAWLTMRGVKTLALRMEQHQKNALALADFLSGHPLVKKIYYPGIETHPNHEVAKQQMSGFSGIVSAEFNLSLEQTLKLISRFSLFTLAESLGGVESLVNHPATMTHASIPREKRLKMGISDGLIRFSLGIEDAEDLIKDVKTQLEKFSLNPS, translated from the coding sequence ATGAAATTTAAAACGCTAGCCATTCACAAAGGGTCTAAGCCAGATGCCGAAACAGGGGCTGTCATGCCGCCTGTCTACTTGACAAGTACATTTGAACAAAACACTCCAGGACAAACACGAGGCTACGACTACACAAGAGGAGGAAATCCCAATTTTACACGGCTGGAAAGCCTCTTAGCCTCATTGGAAAACGGGAAATACGCAACTGTTTTCTCTTCAGGATTAGGGGCGCTGTCGGCAATGGCAGCCATGCTAAAGTCCGGAGATCAAGTGGTCGCCTTAAATGGCCTCTATGGAGGAACCTACCGATTCTTCACACAAATCATGCAGAAGCAAGGAATCGCTTTCGAGGTGATCGACGTTAAGGACATTGATCGCGCCCTCGCTCAAAAACCCGCCTGGCTTCTATTTGAAACGCCGACAAATCCCTTACTGGACATCTATGATATCAAGCGGCTTTGCGCTCATGCAAATGCATTAGGAGTTTTAACCATCGTCGACAATACCTTTGCAACGCCCTATTTCCAAAATCCCTTGCAACTAGGCGCAAGCGTTGTTTGGCATAGTACAACAAAATACATCGGAGGCCATTCAGATGTTGTCGGAGGCGCTCTCATCACCAACAGCCAACAACTCAATGAACAGTTTTCTTTCAACCGTCTGTCAATCGGAGTCAACCCAAGCCCGTTCGATGCATGGCTGACGATGAGAGGGGTTAAAACACTTGCCCTCAGAATGGAACAACATCAAAAGAACGCGCTGGCGCTGGCCGATTTTTTATCCGGGCATCCACTGGTCAAAAAAATTTATTATCCCGGGATCGAGACCCATCCAAACCATGAAGTTGCAAAACAGCAAATGTCCGGATTCAGCGGAATCGTATCAGCAGAATTCAACCTTTCTCTTGAACAAACATTAAAACTGATCAGCCGCTTCTCCTTGTTTACACTTGCTGAAAGTCTAGGAGGAGTCGAATCATTGGTCAATCATCCGGCAACCATGACCCATGCATCAATTCCAAGGGAAAAAAGACTTAAAATGGGAATTTCGGATGGACTGATCCGTTTTTCCCTTGGAATCGAAGATGCTGAAGACCTTATTAAAGATGTCAAAACTCAATTGGAAAAATTTTCTTTGAATCCATCATGA
- a CDS encoding alpha,alpha-trehalose-phosphate synthase (UDP-forming) has product MNSELIVVSNRLPYYQNKKKVWKRAAGGLINAVEPIVIESKGTWIGWDGNDSKQLTQYQVNQLSCETRQLPDSYKINCVPLTKEEASIYYDHFCNETLWALFHYFFEKCSINEESWKMYKIINERFAEIISQTAAKGASVWIHDYHLMLVPRYLKLLRPELDMHFFLHTPFPHIDIYSILPWGREILHSLLQCSSVGFHHESYLSNFRGAAKRLNVETNDCQTFTNPISIDFELFDTASRSHIVQTKQSAFKESMGNIQILLSIDRIDYSKGIKERLLAIESLLKSRPDLIEKFVYYQLTIPSRENVGSYQELKKEVDELVGRINGSYATEKWAPIHYHYGTKSFEQLTAIYLASDICLVTPLRDGMNLVCKEFIAAHSDEKGVLILSQFAGAISEINDCLAANPYSINNLKLAIETALEMPEPERTDRMKNMRSSISKHNIHHWWKICRKYFKLYPRIGILK; this is encoded by the coding sequence ATGAATTCTGAACTTATCGTCGTTTCGAACAGACTCCCCTATTATCAAAATAAAAAGAAAGTATGGAAACGCGCAGCAGGAGGCTTAATCAACGCCGTTGAACCGATCGTCATTGAAAGCAAAGGTACATGGATCGGATGGGACGGGAACGATTCTAAACAATTGACTCAATATCAAGTGAATCAACTGTCTTGTGAAACACGTCAGCTGCCAGACTCTTATAAGATTAACTGCGTTCCTTTGACTAAAGAGGAAGCCAGCATCTATTACGATCACTTTTGCAATGAGACGCTCTGGGCTCTCTTCCACTATTTCTTTGAGAAATGCTCGATCAATGAAGAGTCTTGGAAGATGTACAAAATCATCAATGAACGCTTTGCTGAAATCATTAGCCAAACCGCAGCCAAAGGTGCATCCGTTTGGATCCATGACTATCACTTAATGCTGGTTCCCAGATACTTAAAACTCTTACGACCAGAACTTGATATGCACTTCTTTCTTCACACCCCTTTTCCGCACATCGATATCTATTCGATCCTTCCCTGGGGAAGAGAGATCCTTCATTCCCTTCTTCAATGTTCTTCTGTTGGTTTTCACCATGAAAGCTATTTATCCAATTTTCGAGGGGCAGCAAAACGCTTGAATGTTGAAACAAATGATTGCCAAACATTTACAAATCCGATCAGCATCGACTTTGAACTTTTTGATACTGCCAGCCGCTCACATATCGTCCAAACAAAACAAAGCGCATTCAAAGAATCAATGGGCAACATTCAGATCCTCCTTAGCATCGACCGAATCGACTATTCAAAAGGGATAAAAGAAAGGCTGCTCGCGATCGAGAGCCTTCTTAAATCCAGACCCGATTTAATTGAGAAGTTTGTCTATTACCAGCTGACGATACCAAGTAGAGAAAATGTAGGAAGCTACCAAGAGTTAAAAAAGGAGGTCGATGAACTTGTTGGAAGAATCAACGGCTCTTACGCGACAGAGAAATGGGCTCCTATTCACTACCACTATGGCACTAAATCGTTTGAACAACTTACAGCTATTTATCTAGCCTCCGATATCTGCCTTGTCACTCCTTTAAGAGATGGCATGAATCTAGTCTGCAAAGAATTCATTGCTGCTCACTCTGATGAAAAAGGAGTCTTAATTCTATCTCAATTTGCCGGAGCAATTTCTGAAATCAACGACTGCCTGGCAGCCAACCCCTACAGCATCAACAACCTTAAGCTCGCAATCGAAACAGCATTGGAAATGCCTGAGCCTGAACGTACAGATCGAATGAAAAACATGAGAAGCTCTATTTCCAAACACAACATCCATCATTGGTGGAAAATTTGTAGAAAATATTTCAAATTGTATCCAAGAATCGGAATTTTGAAATAG
- a CDS encoding thioredoxin domain-containing protein gives MDMQTHTNRDKKLWLAAQLAVIAGLVLTIISILKLCSAQCAEGHNWRLFGLPFEALGGTFFTLAAIGQWLSRKNLTISYLQFLFLGTAVGAEIYFIYVQKVHIGSFCPVCLGIAFCLAIAFMIQGIRVYQSSQEIQEKTMLTKWKSLTSTTAIGIGLLVAFLGVTKKDAMQAAQNSIKENIAFGNQNSNIEVYLFTDWACPACRKLEPNLKRMVESIDGDAKFFFIDHAIHPETLNYVPYNLSFIINNKPKYFELRDMLTELSKTNSSPSEDLITKEANQHGVKYTELSYAEIALAIKYYKKLGEKFKVKGTPTLVIINTETKKGKKLSGNNEITEENLVKSIETLK, from the coding sequence ATGGACATGCAAACTCATACAAACAGGGATAAAAAGCTTTGGTTGGCAGCCCAACTTGCTGTAATTGCAGGGCTCGTATTGACTATCATCTCTATCCTTAAGTTATGTAGTGCACAGTGTGCAGAAGGCCACAATTGGCGCCTGTTCGGACTCCCCTTTGAAGCACTTGGCGGAACCTTTTTCACTCTTGCCGCCATTGGTCAATGGCTGTCGCGTAAAAATTTGACAATCAGCTACCTACAATTCCTATTCCTAGGAACTGCTGTTGGTGCGGAAATTTATTTTATCTATGTGCAAAAAGTGCACATTGGGAGCTTTTGCCCCGTCTGCCTGGGAATTGCCTTCTGCTTAGCAATTGCATTTATGATACAAGGAATTAGGGTTTATCAATCCTCTCAAGAAATTCAGGAGAAGACAATGCTGACAAAATGGAAAAGTTTAACATCAACCACAGCAATCGGTATCGGACTGCTTGTTGCGTTCTTGGGAGTTACCAAAAAAGACGCCATGCAAGCAGCCCAAAATTCGATCAAAGAGAACATCGCCTTTGGCAATCAAAACAGCAATATCGAAGTGTACCTGTTTACCGACTGGGCCTGTCCTGCCTGCCGCAAATTAGAACCAAATCTTAAGCGCATGGTTGAAAGCATCGACGGAGACGCGAAGTTTTTCTTTATTGACCACGCCATCCATCCGGAAACACTTAATTATGTCCCCTATAACCTGTCATTTATCATTAACAATAAACCAAAATACTTTGAACTGCGCGACATGCTGACCGAACTTTCGAAAACAAATAGCTCCCCTAGCGAAGACCTGATTACAAAAGAAGCCAATCAGCATGGCGTCAAATATACCGAACTCAGCTATGCAGAGATCGCGCTTGCAATCAAATATTACAAAAAACTTGGCGAGAAATTTAAAGTTAAAGGCACACCCACATTGGTGATCATTAATACGGAAACAAAAAAAGGCAAAAAGCTTTCCGGCAACAATGAAATTACCGAAGAGAATCTGGTTAAATCTATTGAAACCTTGAAATGA
- a CDS encoding PLP-dependent cysteine synthase family protein, with amino-acid sequence MTTIADTIGSTPLVKLQKIVPVPHVSILVKLEFFNPGFSIKDRIVNHIISDAEKQGLLKPGGTIIENTSGNTGAAVAMLAAIKGYKAILTMPAKVSQEKQNSLKAYGAKIVVCPTEAAPDSPEHYVNVAKKLEKETPNSFRIDQYDNPKNSEAHYLTTGPEIWKQTQGKIDYFIASASTGGTISGIGRYLKERNPQIKVVMPDPIGSIYYPYFKTGAIPKNANCNYLLEGIGEDHLAKALDMSVVDDVIQVPDKGAFLTCRKLATDEGILAGGSSGANVWAALEIASKQTTPTTIVTIAPDAGVKYLSKIFNDEWMKEHVCNEI; translated from the coding sequence ATGACGACAATCGCAGACACAATCGGCAGCACCCCTTTGGTAAAGCTGCAAAAAATCGTTCCTGTTCCGCATGTGTCTATCTTGGTCAAACTTGAGTTTTTCAACCCAGGTTTCAGCATCAAAGACCGCATCGTCAATCACATCATTTCCGATGCTGAAAAGCAGGGACTTCTAAAACCTGGAGGGACGATTATAGAAAACACCTCCGGCAATACCGGCGCCGCAGTGGCCATGCTGGCTGCAATCAAAGGATACAAAGCGATCCTGACGATGCCGGCAAAAGTGAGTCAGGAAAAACAAAACAGCCTAAAAGCTTATGGCGCAAAGATTGTGGTCTGCCCCACAGAGGCAGCTCCCGATTCTCCTGAACATTATGTGAATGTAGCAAAAAAATTGGAAAAAGAAACTCCCAACAGTTTCCGTATTGATCAGTACGATAACCCAAAAAATTCCGAAGCGCATTATCTAACAACAGGCCCTGAAATCTGGAAGCAAACGCAAGGAAAAATCGACTATTTTATCGCAAGCGCCAGTACAGGCGGAACTATCTCAGGGATAGGCAGGTACTTAAAAGAGCGCAACCCCCAAATAAAAGTTGTGATGCCAGATCCCATCGGTTCCATCTACTACCCTTACTTTAAAACAGGAGCCATTCCCAAAAACGCCAATTGCAACTATCTGCTTGAAGGGATCGGTGAAGATCATCTTGCAAAAGCGCTGGATATGTCTGTAGTTGATGATGTGATCCAAGTCCCCGACAAAGGAGCTTTTTTAACCTGCCGAAAACTTGCAACTGATGAAGGCATCCTTGCAGGAGGATCGAGCGGAGCAAATGTCTGGGCTGCTCTTGAAATCGCCAGTAAACAAACCACTCCCACAACAATTGTCACAATCGCCCCGGATGCGGGAGTAAAATATCTCAGCAAAATTTTCAATGATGAATGGATGAAAGAGCACGTCTGCAATGAAATTTAA
- a CDS encoding glycine C-acetyltransferase, translating to MNQGFLDQISNQIEELKGSGLYKEEYEMTSPQTSAITVTGEKKVLNFCANNYLGLANHPEVVEAAREGFAKWGFGLASVRFICGTQTIHKELEASISNFLKTEDTILYSSCFDANGGLFETLLGPEDAVISDSLNHASIIDGVRLCKAKRFRYKNNDMADLENKLKEAEAQGVRYKLIATDGVFSMDGIIANLKAICDLADQYEALVMVDDCHAAGFIGKNGRGTHEHCDVIDRVDIITGTLGKALGGASGGYTSGKKEIIEWLRQRSRPYLFSNSLCPGIVTASLKVFDILSSSSHLREKLKKNSIYFREKMEALGFTLVPGEHPIIPVMLGDAKLAQEFAARMLDHGIFVIGFCYPVVPKEQARIRTQMSAAHSMEDLDKAIKAFEIVGKELNVI from the coding sequence ATGAACCAAGGTTTTTTAGACCAAATCTCCAATCAGATCGAAGAGTTAAAGGGATCAGGACTGTACAAGGAAGAATACGAAATGACTTCTCCTCAAACATCTGCGATCACAGTAACTGGTGAAAAGAAAGTATTGAATTTCTGCGCCAATAATTATCTTGGGCTCGCAAATCATCCGGAGGTTGTGGAAGCTGCGAGGGAAGGGTTTGCTAAATGGGGCTTTGGCCTTGCTTCTGTAAGATTTATTTGCGGCACGCAAACCATTCATAAGGAGCTGGAAGCATCTATCTCAAATTTTTTAAAAACAGAGGATACCATTTTATATTCCTCTTGTTTTGATGCCAACGGAGGGCTGTTCGAAACCTTGCTTGGTCCTGAGGATGCCGTGATCAGCGATTCTTTAAACCATGCAAGCATCATTGACGGCGTACGCCTCTGCAAAGCAAAGCGATTTCGCTATAAAAATAATGACATGGCCGACTTGGAAAACAAGCTGAAAGAAGCAGAGGCCCAAGGTGTTCGCTACAAGTTAATTGCAACTGATGGTGTTTTTTCCATGGATGGGATCATTGCAAATCTAAAAGCGATCTGCGACCTCGCCGATCAATATGAGGCCCTTGTTATGGTCGATGATTGCCATGCAGCCGGCTTTATCGGAAAAAATGGACGGGGAACCCATGAACATTGCGATGTGATCGATCGAGTGGACATCATTACAGGAACTCTTGGCAAAGCATTAGGCGGAGCCTCCGGCGGCTACACCTCAGGGAAAAAAGAGATCATTGAGTGGCTTCGGCAACGTTCAAGGCCATATCTTTTCTCCAACTCTCTCTGCCCAGGAATCGTTACCGCATCTCTTAAAGTTTTCGACATCCTTTCCTCCTCCAGCCATCTCAGAGAAAAACTCAAAAAGAACAGCATTTATTTTCGAGAAAAAATGGAAGCCCTTGGATTCACACTTGTTCCAGGCGAACATCCGATCATTCCTGTTATGCTTGGCGACGCCAAATTGGCTCAAGAATTTGCTGCCCGCATGCTTGACCATGGCATTTTCGTGATTGGATTCTGCTATCCTGTTGTCCCTAAAGAGCAAGCAAGGATTAGAACACAAATGTCAGCAGCTCATTCAATGGAAGATTTGGATAAAGCAATAAAAGCATTTGAAATTGTAGGTAAAGAGCTAAACGTTATATAA